In Natator depressus isolate rNatDep1 chromosome 9, rNatDep2.hap1, whole genome shotgun sequence, a single genomic region encodes these proteins:
- the LPAR4 gene encoding lysophosphatidic acid receptor 4 — protein MGNHSNNHTCLTDDSFKYNLYGAVYSVVFILGLITNCSSLFVFCCRMKMRSETTIFMTNLAVSDLLFVFTLPFKIFYNFNRHWPFGDTLCKISGTAFLTNIYGSMLFLTCISVNRFLAIVYPFRSRTIRTRRNSAIVCAGVWILVLSGGILASLFSTTNVSNTSTTCFEGFSKIVWKTYLSKITIFIEVVGFIIPLLINLTCSSLVLRTLRKPATLSQIGTNKEKVLKMIIVHVAIFVVCFVPYNSILFLYALVRSQAIANCSLERFARTMYPITLCIATMNCCFDPFIYYFTSESFQKSFNVHPPIQMDSISKTETPLTMKTALPAVQEEVTDQAITNGGDPTAESHF, from the coding sequence ATGGGAAACCACAGCAATAATCATACCTGTTTGACAGATGATTCCTTTAAATACAACCTGTATGGGGCCGTATACAGTGTGGTATTCATCCTTGGCTTGATCACAAACTGTTcctctttgtttgttttctgctgtCGAATGAAAATGCGAAGCGAGACAACTATTTTCATGACAAACCTTGCTGTCTCTGACTTGCTCTTTGTATTCActttgccttttaaaatattctataaTTTCAACAGGCACTGGCCTTTTGGGGACACTCTGTGCAAGATTTCAGGGACTGCATTTCTCACCAACATATATGGCAGTATGCTGTTCCTCACCTGCATTAGTGTCAACCGTTTCCTGGCTATTGTCTACCCATTCAGATCTCGTACCATTCGGACAAGGAGAAATTCAGCCAtcgtgtgtgcaggagtctggataCTAGTCCTCAGTGGAGGAATTTTAGCATCATTGTTCTCCACAACCAACGTCTCCAACACTAGCACAACCTGCTTTGAGGGTTTTTCCAAAATTGTTTGGAAGACCTATTTGTCTAAGATCACTATATTTATTGAAGTGGTAGGATTCATAATTCCCTTGCTAATCAACCTCACATGCTCTTCACTGGTTCTGAGAACTCTCCGGAAACCTGCTACATTATCTCAGATTGGGACAAACAAAGAGAAAGTACTAAAGATGATCATTGTGCATGTGGCCATTTTTGTAGTATGCTTTGTGCCCTACAATTCCATACTTTTCTTATATGCTCTTGTGCGATCTCAAGCCATAGCAAACTGCTCCTTGGAGAGATTTGCTAGGACAATGTACCCAATCACATTATGCATTGCAACAATGAATTGCTGCTTTGACCCATTCATTTATTACTTCACATCAGAATCTTTTCAAAAGTCTTTCAATGTGCACCCCCCAATACAAATGGACTCCATTTCCAAGACAGAAACACCTCTAACAATGAAGACTGCACTGCCTGCAGTACAGGAGGAAGTGACTGACCAGGCTATAACAAATGGAGGTGATCCAACTGCTGAATCACATTTttaa